The following nucleotide sequence is from Psychroserpens sp. Hel_I_66.
ATAGGCTAATCCGTACACCTTTAGATCCAGATATTACCTATAGCGACGATCCTTTGCGCATGATGCGAGCTATCCGTTTTGCAACCCAACTCAATTTCACGATTGAGAGTGAATCGCTTCAGGCAATTTTCAGAAATAATGAACGCATAAAAATCATTACAAACGAGAGAATCGTTGTTGAACTCAATAAAATACTAGAAAGCGAGAAACCGTCTATCGGGTTTTTGCATTTAGAGCAAACCGGGCTTTTAAAACACATCATGCCAGAGCTTACTGCCTTAAAAGGTATTGATGAAGTAGAGGGCCAAACGCATAAAGACAACTTTTATCACACGTTGGAAGTTGTTGATAATATTTCTAAAAATACAGATAACCTTTGGCTGCGTTGGGCTGCTTTGTTGCATGATATTGGTAAAGCACCAACCAAAAAGTTCAGCAAAAAAGTAGGCTGGACGTTCCATGCACATGAGTTTGAAGGCGCAAAAATGGTCTATCATTTATTTAAACGATTAAAAATGCCATTGAATGATAAAATGAAATTTGTTCAAAAAATGGTATTTATGAGTTCGCGTCCAATCGTCTTGGCGCAAGATATCGTAACCGATTCTGCAGTGAGAAGACTTGTTTTTGATGCTGGTGACTATGTCGAGGATTTAATGATTTTATGTGAAGCAGATATCACGACCAAAAACCCTAAAAAATTCACCAAATACCACAATAACTTTAAGATTGTACGTCAAAAAATTGATGAAGTAGAAGCTCGCGATCACGTACGTAATTTTCAACCACCAATTTCTGGAGAAGAAATCATGACCGCTTTTGGACTAAAACCCTCTCGTGAAATCGGGCAAATCAAAGAAGTCATTAAAGAAGCTATTTTAGAAGGTGACATTCCTAATGAGTATCAAGCTGCTTACGACTTGATGCTCAAAAAAGGGAAAGAATTAGGACTCACAGTAAAATCTTAAGATGATCAAAATCGTAAGAACAGACTCAAAGAACCAAGACTTTAGCAAACTCATCAAAGAGCTAGACGCTTATTTAAAAGTAACCGATGGCAATGAACATGAATTTTATAACCAATTTAATGGTATAGAAATGCTAAAACATGTCATCATTATTTATATGGATCGTGAAGCTGTAAGCTGTGGAGCATTCAAGACATTTGATGATGCTACGGTAGAAATAAAACGTATGTACACCATGTCTAAAATGCGTGGTAACGGTTTGGCTTCGGAAATTTTAAAAGCTTTAGAACTTTGGGCTTCAGAATTAAAATACAAAGCCTGCGTTCTCGAAACAGGAATTCGACAAAAAGAGGCGGTTGCTTTCTATAAAAAGAATGGATATCAAATCATTCCTAATTACGGGCAATATGCTGATATGGATAATAGTTTGTGTTTTAAAAAATTGATTTAAGCCATGCAAAAAACATTTAGAAAATCTGCAAAAATAGCGCTCTTATTAGTGTATTTGGTAATCATCGCAGGAGCTGTTGTGCGCATGACGGGTTCTGGAATGGGTTGTCCAGACTGGCCAAAATGCTTTGGCTACTACATTCCACCAACAGATATTTCCGAATTACAATTTAAGCCCAACCACGACTACAAAAAAGGGATTGTAATTATAAAAGACGAGTCGCTTTTAGTGGCATCAAAAGATTTTAGTTCTTCGGAAAGTTTAAATCCAAAAAATTGGGAAACTTATACAAAACATGATTATGCTCAATTTAATGCTACACATACTTGGGTTGAATATATAAACAGATTACTTGGTGCGCTTTCTGGAATTCCTATTTTAATATTCACTATTATTTCCTTTTGGTTGTGGCGAAAAAACAAATGGTTGACCATTTTATCGGTCGCAACTGTTTTTGGTATGGCTTTTCAGGCTTGGTTGGGAAAAACGGTTGTAGATTCTAATCTTGCACCATTTAAGATCACGGTACATATGGTGATGGCTATGGTTATTGTGGCGATGATTCTGTATTTAATTTATGGTTCAAAATCAACTTTTAAAGATCAAAAATTTGATTTGCTATTTAGAAATATAATCTTGGTGGCACTGGTTTTATCATTGGTTCAAATCATCTTGGGAACTCAGGTAAGACAGTACATTGACCAACAAATAAAAGACATTGGTTATATAAAATCACAATGGATGGATAACCCGACTTTGAAATTTTACATTCATCGTACGTTTTCTGTTTTGGTACTAGTTGTTAATGGTTGGTTATTTTTCCGAAGTAAAAAATTAAATCTTGGTTATCGTAAAACCAATCTTTTAATGGGTTGTATTCTTGCCACCATTTTTACTGGTATCTTGATGTATTATTTTGATTTCCCATTTTTATCGCAACCGCTTCACCTGGTTATTGCGTTGATTATGTTTGGGATTCAGTTTTATATTTTTTTGGAGAGCAAGCACAAAAAACCAGTTTTAAACTAAGCTGTTATTTATTCTTAAATAGTATCTTTGCACAATAATTTTTTTGCCATGATTTACAGATTTAGAGCCATACTTGACAACGATACCGAAGACGATATTTTTAGGGATATCGAAATTAGGGAAACCGATTCTCTTGAAGATCTTCACAATGCCATTACGCAATCTTTTGGATTTGATGGACTGGAAATGGCGTCCTTTTACATAAGTAATGAGGATTGGGACCAAGGTGAGGAAATATCAATGTTTGATGTGAGCGAAGGTCATAATGACACGAGGACGATGAGTGAGACGATCTTAAACACGATCGTACATGAAGCGCAAACAAAATTAATCTATGTTTATGATTTTTTAAGCATGTGGACGTTTCTTGTCGAACTTGCTGAAATTGTCGAAGAAGCAGATGGTACAGACTATCCAAACCTCATGTTCGTTCATGGTCAAATCCCAGACTCTGCTCCAGAAAAAACGTTCGAAGCCGAAAATTTTGATGATGATTACAATGAGTTTGATGACGATTTAGACGTTGATGATTATAGTGACCTGGACTTTGATGAAAACTGGAACTAATCTCACTACGGTATGACTGACTTTTGGTTTTACGTAAACTTAGGAATCAATCATATTTTAGATCTTGAGGGTTTAGACCATTTTTATTTTATCATTTCCTTTTGCATTCTATTTTCTTTTAAAGACTGGAAAAAAATCCTGGGTCTGGTCACCGCATTTACGATTGGACACTGCATTACTTTGTTTCTCTCTGGAATGGAACTAGTAAGTATTGATAGTGAGACCGTAGAACTTCTCATCCCAATCACTATTTTATTAAGTTGCTTGAACAATTTCTTTTTTCTGCTCAAGAATAAGCAATCCAAACAACAACTTAGCATTACTTATATACTCTTGTTGGTTTTTGGTTTAATCCACGGGCTGGGCTTTTCAAACTACATTAAGATGATGCTCTTTGACGATGAGTCAATAGTAATGCCTCTTTTAGGCTTTAATGTTGGGATTGAATTGGCACAACTTTTAATTGTTGCTGGTTTTTTAATACTCCTTTCTGGGCTTGAAAAAATTGTAAAATCCTATATTAAATGGGTTCGGTTTGTAATTAATTTGATTATTTTTTTACTGGTTTTGAGGATGATCTTTTAGTTTACATCAACCAAAACCTCCCATATTTATCCCATCATAGTTACGTTTTACAAAACTGAGTGCGTTTCTTAAAACCTGTCCCATATTTGTGCTTTTTCTAAACTCCACATCCAAGGTGTAATTATAAATTTGCTGTTTTAGCAACTCTATATTTTTATCAATAGAGATGGTATCTTCTTCCATACAATCTAGCAACTCTCCTATTCTATCGTGATAACTAATCATACGACGCACAATAATAGAGCGCTCCTCAATTTTATATTGGTCTATAGATTCCTTTTGGATTTTCTCGCGAACCAACTCTACCATTTTAAAATTCTCCTTGAAAAATTGTGGTCTATAAATATTTAATTTTCCTTCGTAAGATTGTTGATCAAAATCTGTGGCTCTAATTTTAAAAATCACATGATCAAAATCATGCGTTGGCACAATAACATAATTGTAAGAGCGCATATCTCCTAAAAGTCTAATCATGCAACGCTCGTTAAATTTCACGAACTCTTTTGCTATTTGCGCTTTTTCTGAAGCATTACATTCTGGCAACATCGACTTTATAAACTCATCACCAGGAATTCCAGCAATATGTTCTTCAATAATGGTATTTTTATATACTAAAAAATTCAGATTATACGGTGAGAGCATATGCTCCAATTCTAATCCGTATACACGAGAGGCATCCGCTTTTTTGACATAGAAATAGGTGTAATTATCATTGAGAATGTTTCGTACTTTAATTCTAAAAGGCTTTGTATTACCAAACGTGCAAAAATCTATAGCATCGATATTCAAGTATTTAAATATGGTTTCGTTACCATCTGATATTAAATTAGAATACACACGTTTTAGACTTAAATCTATCTCTTCTCGCTCATACTCATTATAATATACACGTACCCAAAGTGTATCTTCATCATTTTTATCATACACTACTATTGAACCTTGAAACCTCAATAAGTCATCATAAAAAATGGGTAATCTAAAATTTCGGTTGTATTCTTTGAGATAATTATAAAGGGTATCGCTTATTGGATAAGCAGGTTTCTTTTTTGAAATTTTTAAATCGTCCATATCTATAATAAACCTCTAATTTACTATTTTCAATATTAAATTGTAACAATTATTCGTTTAGTTCGTCGTATTTATAATCAACCATTACGGAAGCTTTTCCGTAGAAAATCAATCAAATTTTGGAACAAATTTTAACCATTAACAATCTTACCAAAAAATTTGGCTACCTCACTGCTGTAAAAGACTTATCATTTACAATCAACAAAGGCAATGTTTACGGTATTTTAGGACCAAACGGAAGTGGTAAATCAACAACCCTTGGCATCGTACTCAATGTTGTCAATAAAACCGAGGGCAGTTTCCACTGGTTTGACGGTAACACCTCAACGCACGATGCTCTTAAAAAAGTAGGCGCTATTATTGAGCGACCTAATTTTTACCCCTATATGACCGCAGAGCAAAATCTAAAATTAGTATGTAGAATTAAGGGTGTAAGTCATGATAAAATTTCAGAAAAGCTTGAAATTGTTGGGCTTTTAGACCGTAAGGATCATAAATTCAAAACCTACTCTTTAGGGATGAAACAACGTTTGGCAATCGCATCTGCCTTGTTAAATGATCCAGAAATTCTAATTCTTGACGAACCAACAAATGGTCTCGACCCACAAGGGATTCATCAAATTAGAAAAATCATAAAAGAGATTGCCAGCAATGGCACCACTATTCTTTTGGCATCTCACCTGCTCGACGAAGTTGAGAAAGTGTGTACGCACGTTGTCGTTTTGAGAAAAGGTGAGAAATTATATTCCGGTCGAGTGGACGAAATGATTTCAAGTCATGGTTTTTTTGAACTTAAGGCAGAAAAGCACAATGAGCTCAAAACCATATTGGAGAATGATACTTCCTTCGGAAAAATAAAAGTCGAAGATCAGCTAATCACTGCATTTTTAAACGAACCTATGGACGCTCCAACCTTTAACAAACTCATGTTTGATAATGGCATTATTCTCTCCCATCTCGTTAAGCGTAAAGAAAGTTTAGAAGAACAATTTTTACAATTGACAGATAATTCAGCAGTAAAATCATAATCATCAATCAAAAAAAATTCTAGAGTTTTTTTTACTTCGGAATTAAAAAAATCAACCATCATGTTAAGATTACTACAACTAGAACTTCAAAAATTACTGCTCAACAGAGCTAGTAAGGTTCTCATATTTATATCGTTCATTTTACCTTTTTTCATCATCCTGCTCTCTTCCATAAGATTTAATGTCTTTAATTATTTTACTTTAGAAGTTGGCCACTATGGCGTTTTTAACTTCCCAATCGTTTGGCACATCGTTACCTTTTTTGCTTCACAATTTAAGCTCTTTTTTGCCATCGTTGTGGTAAGTATGATTGGTAATGAGTATAGTAATAAAACCATAAAACAGAATTTAATTGATGGTTTGAGCAAAAAGGAATTTATACTTTCAAAGTTTTATACCATTGTATTCTTTTCTGCAATGGCAACATTATTGGTAATTATCATTTGTTTGCTCGTTGGTGTCATCTATTCTAGTATTGACGAAGTGCATTTGATTTTTAGGGAAACTGAATTTCTCTTCGCTTATTTTTTAAAACTTGTCGGTTTTTTTAGTTTGTGCTTATTTTTGGGAATGTTGGTAAAACGATCTGCTTTTGCTTTAGCATTTTTATTTGTACTGTTTATTCTGGAGTGGATTATCTACGGACTTTTTGCATGGAAACTAGATGAAAGTACTGCGACGAAAATTCAAAATTTCTTTCCGCTAAAATCGATGTATAAGCTTATTGACCAACCCTTTCAACGTATCGCCATCTCTAAAGCCCCAAACGGACAAGACTTTTTGTACGACTTTGGAGTACATTGGTATGAGATTGCCATTGTTATGGCTTGGACAGCCTTATTTATCTTTTTATCGTATAGATTACTTAAAAAGCGAGATTTGTAATATCTTTAGTAACTTAGTAGCTGTGAAAAAGAACTAATCTGGATACTTGAAATTTCCGAAGAAAATGTAGGGGTTTTATGTGACTAACTGTTCTATTAACAGAAGTTCTAAGTTAATTGCGACTATTACATGAAAAAGAATTCCCTCTTAACCTTAGCAATACTGTTTTGTGTTGCCTTTACTTTTGCTCAACAAGAAGCATCGTATTGGTATTTTGGGCAAAATGCAGGATTACGGTTTAATGCTGGTGCTGGAACGGTCACTGCAATCACCGACGGACAGATAAACACTTTAGAGGGCTGTACCTCAATTTCAGACACCGATGGCAACCTTCTTTTCTATTCTGATGGTCGTACCGTTTGGAATGCTAACCATGTACCAATGGCAAATGCAAGCGAAGCTTTAAATACTGGTCTAAA
It contains:
- a CDS encoding CCA tRNA nucleotidyltransferase, with amino-acid sequence MNLKQALKNNIFKIISQSAKEIGVDSYVIGGFVRDFILNRGEHKDIDVVAIGSGIKLAKQVAKNLPNKPKVQVFKTYGTAMLVYNDMDIEFVGARKESYNENSRNPVVENGTLQDDQNRRDFTINAMALDLSEDDFGNLLDPFNGIQDLKDRLIRTPLDPDITYSDDPLRMMRAIRFATQLNFTIESESLQAIFRNNERIKIITNERIVVELNKILESEKPSIGFLHLEQTGLLKHIMPELTALKGIDEVEGQTHKDNFYHTLEVVDNISKNTDNLWLRWAALLHDIGKAPTKKFSKKVGWTFHAHEFEGAKMVYHLFKRLKMPLNDKMKFVQKMVFMSSRPIVLAQDIVTDSAVRRLVFDAGDYVEDLMILCEADITTKNPKKFTKYHNNFKIVRQKIDEVEARDHVRNFQPPISGEEIMTAFGLKPSREIGQIKEVIKEAILEGDIPNEYQAAYDLMLKKGKELGLTVKS
- a CDS encoding GNAT family N-acetyltransferase, producing MIKIVRTDSKNQDFSKLIKELDAYLKVTDGNEHEFYNQFNGIEMLKHVIIIYMDREAVSCGAFKTFDDATVEIKRMYTMSKMRGNGLASEILKALELWASELKYKACVLETGIRQKEAVAFYKKNGYQIIPNYGQYADMDNSLCFKKLI
- a CDS encoding COX15/CtaA family protein, whose amino-acid sequence is MQKTFRKSAKIALLLVYLVIIAGAVVRMTGSGMGCPDWPKCFGYYIPPTDISELQFKPNHDYKKGIVIIKDESLLVASKDFSSSESLNPKNWETYTKHDYAQFNATHTWVEYINRLLGALSGIPILIFTIISFWLWRKNKWLTILSVATVFGMAFQAWLGKTVVDSNLAPFKITVHMVMAMVIVAMILYLIYGSKSTFKDQKFDLLFRNIILVALVLSLVQIILGTQVRQYIDQQIKDIGYIKSQWMDNPTLKFYIHRTFSVLVLVVNGWLFFRSKKLNLGYRKTNLLMGCILATIFTGILMYYFDFPFLSQPLHLVIALIMFGIQFYIFLESKHKKPVLN
- a CDS encoding IS1096 element passenger TnpR family protein, whose translation is MIYRFRAILDNDTEDDIFRDIEIRETDSLEDLHNAITQSFGFDGLEMASFYISNEDWDQGEEISMFDVSEGHNDTRTMSETILNTIVHEAQTKLIYVYDFLSMWTFLVELAEIVEEADGTDYPNLMFVHGQIPDSAPEKTFEAENFDDDYNEFDDDLDVDDYSDLDFDENWN
- a CDS encoding HupE/UreJ family protein, with amino-acid sequence MTDFWFYVNLGINHILDLEGLDHFYFIISFCILFSFKDWKKILGLVTAFTIGHCITLFLSGMELVSIDSETVELLIPITILLSCLNNFFFLLKNKQSKQQLSITYILLLVFGLIHGLGFSNYIKMMLFDDESIVMPLLGFNVGIELAQLLIVAGFLILLSGLEKIVKSYIKWVRFVINLIIFLLVLRMIF
- a CDS encoding ABC transporter ATP-binding protein, which translates into the protein MEQILTINNLTKKFGYLTAVKDLSFTINKGNVYGILGPNGSGKSTTLGIVLNVVNKTEGSFHWFDGNTSTHDALKKVGAIIERPNFYPYMTAEQNLKLVCRIKGVSHDKISEKLEIVGLLDRKDHKFKTYSLGMKQRLAIASALLNDPEILILDEPTNGLDPQGIHQIRKIIKEIASNGTTILLASHLLDEVEKVCTHVVVLRKGEKLYSGRVDEMISSHGFFELKAEKHNELKTILENDTSFGKIKVEDQLITAFLNEPMDAPTFNKLMFDNGIILSHLVKRKESLEEQFLQLTDNSAVKS
- a CDS encoding ABC transporter permease, with product MLRLLQLELQKLLLNRASKVLIFISFILPFFIILLSSIRFNVFNYFTLEVGHYGVFNFPIVWHIVTFFASQFKLFFAIVVVSMIGNEYSNKTIKQNLIDGLSKKEFILSKFYTIVFFSAMATLLVIIICLLVGVIYSSIDEVHLIFRETEFLFAYFLKLVGFFSLCLFLGMLVKRSAFALAFLFVLFILEWIIYGLFAWKLDESTATKIQNFFPLKSMYKLIDQPFQRIAISKAPNGQDFLYDFGVHWYEIAIVMAWTALFIFLSYRLLKKRDL